One part of the Syntrophorhabdales bacterium genome encodes these proteins:
- a CDS encoding class I SAM-dependent methyltransferase → MKITRQIQSGLLVSPKTRKSLELSHDPISLRTADGGETYPVIGEGERIVPILLIDATWAEEYSKSSPQMTREYAPENRKGGAVDSVKEYLSRDFRSKAAMSRFHEIFDPLDNEESLVLSIGGGPKREHPSFTNLNIGPFPQVDIVADAHVLPYKDECVDAIFCEAVIEHLAQPEQAVREFHRVLKKGGKVFSVVPFMQAYHGYPHHYQNLTLTGHRLLYERNHFNVTSSGTCVGPIYTAVHLSIEFVRAYLPAIVSLPMALIIHTIGLFLKPLDYLLHDKPNSFVFASTTYAIAEK, encoded by the coding sequence ATGAAAATCACCCGGCAGATTCAAAGCGGGCTCCTGGTCAGTCCAAAAACCAGAAAGAGCCTGGAACTGAGCCACGATCCGATCTCTCTGCGCACGGCCGACGGTGGAGAAACGTACCCGGTCATCGGAGAAGGTGAGCGCATAGTGCCCATCCTCCTCATCGATGCAACCTGGGCAGAAGAGTATTCAAAGTCTTCGCCGCAAATGACCAGGGAGTACGCACCCGAGAACCGGAAGGGTGGTGCTGTCGATAGTGTGAAAGAGTATTTGAGCAGGGACTTCAGGTCCAAGGCCGCAATGTCGAGGTTTCACGAGATATTTGACCCTTTGGACAACGAGGAGTCGCTAGTTCTCTCTATTGGCGGGGGTCCGAAAAGAGAGCACCCAAGCTTCACCAACCTCAACATCGGGCCATTTCCTCAGGTCGACATCGTAGCAGACGCCCATGTTCTCCCGTATAAAGATGAGTGCGTGGATGCGATCTTCTGCGAGGCCGTTATAGAGCATCTGGCTCAGCCGGAGCAAGCAGTCAGGGAATTTCACAGGGTCTTGAAAAAAGGAGGGAAGGTTTTCTCAGTCGTGCCATTTATGCAGGCGTATCACGGCTATCCCCATCATTACCAGAACCTGACCCTGACCGGACATCGACTACTGTATGAAAGGAATCACTTCAACGTGACAAGTTCCGGCACATGCGTCGGCCCTATCTACACCGCTGTCCATCTGAGTATAGAATTCGTGAGGGCATATCTGCCGGCTATCGTAAGCCTGCCGATGGCACTCATCATTCACACTATAGGCCTGTTTCTGAAACCTCTCGATTACCTGTTGCACGACAAGCCGAACTCATTCGTCTTCGCTTCGACGACATACGCCATTGCCGAAAAATAA
- a CDS encoding GDP-mannose 4,6-dehydratase, whose protein sequence is MKRALITGVTGQDGAYLAQFLLDKGYTVIGLTRNTAHGNLKNLAYLSIESLVEIVETNLLDLSNIIRLIERYEPDEIYNLAAQSSVGLSFGQPIGTLGFNITSTANLLEAMRILHSKARFYQASSSEMFGKVPKEDLPIHEEFRFHPVSPYGISKATAHWVTVNYREAFGLFAVCGILFNHESALREKNFVTKKILSTGVLISRGMADHITLGNLSVCRDWGYTPEYIRAMWMMLQQEAPEDYIICSGQPHSLEEFATAVFTHLNLEPDKYIRIDAGLYRPVELDIIYGDNSRAREKLGWRYDIGFEQFIDILIRDEAKYLDWELSHQ, encoded by the coding sequence ATGAAGAGAGCACTTATAACAGGCGTTACAGGACAGGATGGCGCGTACCTGGCACAGTTCCTCCTCGATAAAGGCTATACCGTTATCGGGCTCACCAGGAATACTGCGCATGGAAACCTGAAGAACCTGGCGTACCTGTCTATAGAAAGTCTCGTTGAAATCGTGGAGACGAACCTTCTCGATCTCTCGAACATCATACGGCTGATCGAGAGGTATGAGCCGGACGAAATCTACAATCTCGCGGCACAAAGCTCGGTAGGTCTCTCCTTTGGCCAACCTATCGGCACCCTGGGATTCAACATCACCAGTACGGCAAACTTGCTCGAGGCCATGAGAATCCTCCATTCAAAGGCCCGCTTCTATCAGGCTTCAAGCAGTGAGATGTTCGGCAAGGTCCCGAAGGAAGACCTTCCAATACACGAAGAGTTCAGGTTTCATCCCGTAAGTCCGTATGGCATATCAAAAGCAACCGCGCATTGGGTGACTGTCAACTACCGGGAAGCTTTCGGCCTCTTCGCCGTGTGCGGCATCCTCTTCAATCACGAATCAGCGCTGAGAGAGAAGAATTTTGTCACAAAGAAGATCCTCAGCACCGGCGTCTTGATCAGCCGGGGAATGGCCGACCATATCACCCTCGGCAACCTGAGTGTATGCAGGGACTGGGGATACACACCCGAGTATATACGGGCCATGTGGATGATGCTCCAGCAGGAGGCTCCTGAGGATTACATAATCTGCTCCGGTCAGCCCCACAGTCTGGAAGAGTTCGCGACCGCAGTCTTTACCCACCTGAACCTGGAGCCGGACAAATACATCCGGATTGATGCGGGCCTCTACAGGCCGGTCGAACTGGATATCATCTACGGCGACAATTCAAGGGCGCGCGAAAAACTGGGATGGCGTTACGACATTGGTTTTGAACAGTTCATCGATATCCTCATCAGGGATGAGGCCAAGTATCTTGACTGGGAGTTGAGCCACCAGTAA
- a CDS encoding glycosyltransferase family 2 protein → MVQQVSEKREGGLRCAGHLPETSSAPPLVTVITVVRNGEASLERTITSVLRQTYGNKEYLILDGASTDGTLSILRAYDQQLDYWTSKADKGVYDAMNRGIHLARGTWLIFINAGDEFFDEETLAKTAQLMSDDVDLLYSDTWFHGTRSRLIQCDRQSMRIIHQSLLYRKSLHDEAGNYLVFRGVTISDYIFFNLVADHRWKKVGHVIARCDDRGISSHSRTLYQKLAVDLIFQTKGRLNVALILLLYPFYKVSKILYWRMRSKISSG, encoded by the coding sequence ATGGTCCAGCAGGTCTCTGAAAAAAGAGAGGGAGGGTTGAGATGCGCGGGGCACCTCCCGGAAACCTCATCCGCGCCACCGCTTGTGACCGTGATAACCGTGGTTCGCAACGGGGAGGCATCTCTTGAACGGACGATCACCAGTGTTCTGCGACAGACCTATGGGAATAAGGAGTATCTTATTCTAGACGGCGCGTCCACTGACGGGACGCTCAGCATTCTGCGCGCTTATGATCAACAACTCGACTACTGGACAAGCAAAGCCGATAAAGGCGTCTACGATGCAATGAATAGAGGGATCCATCTCGCGCGAGGTACATGGCTTATTTTCATCAATGCAGGGGACGAATTTTTTGATGAGGAGACTCTTGCAAAGACGGCTCAGCTTATGTCTGACGACGTCGATCTGTTGTACAGCGATACCTGGTTCCACGGTACTCGGAGTCGGTTGATCCAGTGCGATCGCCAGAGCATGCGCATTATTCACCAATCGCTTTTGTACCGAAAATCGCTTCACGACGAGGCGGGGAACTATCTGGTTTTCAGAGGCGTGACTATCTCTGATTACATCTTTTTCAATCTGGTGGCGGACCACCGCTGGAAAAAGGTTGGCCACGTGATCGCGCGATGCGATGACAGGGGCATCTCCTCTCATTCCAGGACACTCTACCAAAAATTGGCCGTTGATCTCATCTTCCAGACTAAGGGAAGATTGAATGTTGCCCTGATCCTGCTGCTCTACCCCTTTTACAAAGTCTCAAAAATACTCTATTGGCGAATGCGGTCAAAGATTTCATCGGGGTAA
- a CDS encoding glycosyltransferase family 2 protein, with translation MRISVCMATYNGEKYLTQQLASIIGQLQAGDEFIISDDSSTDSTLSIIENLQDSRIKLIKNNTFYNPIYNFENALQQATGDVIVLSDQDDIWLENKLAVIRRHFEHKRSLIYTLVLDGFIIDDTGAIIKESIFDTIGSRKGILKNLYDNTYMGCSMAFSSELLSIALPFPKGIPMHDWWLGLIAECFGTVEFVREKTIKYRRHPANVSYRNSKVSQQIRRRYFLAYRLFQRWLTHSSMT, from the coding sequence ATGCGGATAAGCGTCTGTATGGCAACCTATAACGGAGAAAAATATCTCACCCAACAACTAGCATCGATCATCGGACAGTTGCAGGCTGGCGACGAGTTCATCATATCGGATGATTCCTCAACCGATTCGACCCTGTCAATCATCGAAAACCTTCAAGACAGCCGTATCAAGCTCATCAAGAACAACACGTTCTACAATCCCATCTACAACTTTGAAAACGCTTTACAACAAGCAACAGGGGACGTGATCGTCCTGTCGGACCAGGATGACATCTGGCTCGAAAACAAGCTCGCCGTGATCCGCCGTCACTTCGAGCATAAACGTTCGCTCATATACACCCTGGTACTCGACGGTTTCATAATCGACGATACGGGAGCAATCATAAAGGAATCCATCTTCGACACGATCGGGTCTCGCAAAGGCATTCTCAAAAATCTCTACGACAACACCTACATGGGCTGCAGCATGGCTTTCTCCAGCGAGCTTCTCTCGATTGCCCTACCCTTTCCTAAAGGCATACCTATGCATGATTGGTGGCTGGGTCTCATCGCAGAGTGCTTCGGAACGGTTGAATTCGTTCGTGAGAAAACGATCAAGTACCGCCGGCATCCGGCAAATGTGAGTTATCGTAATTCTAAAGTGTCACAACAGATACGACGCCGATATTTCCTGGCCTATCGCCTTTTCCAGAGATGGCTGACCCATTCCTCAATGACATAG
- a CDS encoding glycosyltransferase family 39 protein: protein MERTRVPTCGHWLFFIILLGAVMRVIDLVNARAIEIDGFSYALIAEHFGRGEFGEALRNVFPPFYPLVISIFHLVIPDVELAGRLVSLICGLLLICGFYVAAKKFIGSAKALWGAFFLAVHPYLIRYSAQVLSESLATLLFAATVFFFFVGYTDKRGGSILFSGFLLVLTYLTRPEYIVYYAPFAAFLLWQRRWSHVAPLFVPFVVLGAAYMGYMRLATGLWMVSGKVMHNPFASLPAAFMNVPFVIFHFFAALFPPFILLFIPGFRHVDRPYRNLIVVLAIFHVLSLACVSHSTRRYSVEFIPLLMVFVVEGWYVVKTYAGRFAHGRALWLSAVVLISFLALWQGIEGPHEGRSLFKKAGLLLLQRDRGANIASRLPLPSFYDKGPWTDVSSSCAQLPECPLLLRYLESRSVKYFVLDDNMVHECSWLEACLAGLPLIEEFSNREGFVRIYRVPPAASGQQ, encoded by the coding sequence GTGGAGCGCACCCGGGTACCCACTTGCGGGCATTGGCTCTTCTTCATCATTCTCCTCGGCGCTGTCATGCGTGTGATCGATCTCGTGAATGCACGTGCCATAGAGATCGATGGTTTCTCCTATGCACTGATAGCAGAGCATTTCGGGAGAGGCGAGTTCGGCGAGGCGCTCAGGAATGTCTTCCCGCCGTTTTACCCGCTCGTTATTTCCATCTTTCATCTTGTTATCCCGGATGTCGAACTGGCAGGCAGGCTCGTTTCTCTCATCTGCGGTCTGCTGCTCATCTGTGGTTTTTACGTTGCAGCTAAGAAGTTTATAGGCTCAGCAAAGGCACTCTGGGGCGCTTTCTTTCTGGCCGTGCATCCCTATCTCATCCGCTACTCGGCGCAGGTGCTTTCCGAGTCTTTGGCCACGCTGCTTTTCGCGGCCACGGTCTTCTTCTTTTTCGTCGGGTATACGGATAAACGCGGAGGCAGCATTCTTTTTTCAGGATTCCTGCTCGTGCTTACTTATCTGACGAGGCCAGAGTATATCGTCTATTATGCGCCATTCGCCGCATTCCTGTTGTGGCAGCGGAGGTGGTCGCACGTGGCGCCGCTATTCGTTCCATTCGTGGTCTTGGGTGCTGCGTACATGGGCTATATGCGGCTTGCCACGGGGCTCTGGATGGTGAGCGGCAAAGTCATGCATAACCCTTTTGCATCGCTCCCTGCGGCCTTCATGAACGTGCCTTTTGTCATATTTCACTTCTTCGCTGCTCTTTTCCCCCCGTTTATATTGCTGTTCATACCCGGTTTTCGGCACGTAGACCGTCCTTACAGAAACCTGATCGTTGTGCTGGCAATATTCCATGTGCTGAGCCTTGCGTGCGTCAGCCATTCCACCCGAAGGTACTCGGTTGAATTCATACCGCTCCTCATGGTTTTCGTCGTGGAAGGGTGGTACGTGGTAAAGACATACGCGGGGCGGTTTGCACATGGAAGGGCCTTGTGGCTTTCGGCGGTCGTTCTCATCAGTTTCCTGGCGCTTTGGCAGGGAATAGAGGGTCCACACGAAGGCAGGAGTCTTTTTAAGAAAGCAGGTCTTCTCCTGCTACAGCGGGACAGGGGAGCGAATATCGCATCCCGGCTTCCGTTGCCATCTTTTTATGACAAAGGGCCATGGACAGACGTATCGTCTTCCTGCGCCCAACTTCCAGAATGCCCGTTGCTTCTGCGCTACCTTGAATCTCGAAGTGTGAAATACTTTGTGCTCGATGACAACATGGTACATGAGTGTTCGTGGCTCGAGGCGTGCCTGGCTGGTCTTCCTCTGATTGAGGAGTTTTCAAACAGGGAAGGTTTCGTAAGGATCTACCGTGTGCCGCCCGCCGCTTCAGGGCAGCAGTGA